Below is a genomic region from Ancylomarina subtilis.
GGGAGAAATGATAAATATCATCAGCAATGGATATCCCAACATCACTCACCTTTAATGCACCAGCGTCATTTAAGCCATCACCAATCATTAATATCCTCTTATTTTTACTTTTAAGTGCTTGTATGTATTCCAATTTATTTTGGGGAGACTGATTGAATAACAAATTCGAATTTTCAGGAAAAATATGCTGCAGATTTATCTTCTCAGCATCGTTATCACCGGAGAGAACATGAAGTTCGTAATCAGAAGACAAAGATGTTATCATCTCCTTCAGACCAACACGATATTGATTGCTTAAAACAAAGCGCCCCTTCACCTGACCATCAATAGAAACATACACTTCCGTTGAGCCGGATTCTTTTTCGACTTTTGAATCAAACACAAAGCTGGCTGAGCCAATTTTAACTTGACGACCTTCTACAATCCCTAATAATCCAAGAGAAACAGACTCTTTAAAATCAATGACTTTTTCAGATGAGTAAGCTTTTAAATGCTCGTACAGGATTGTACTCAAAACGTGTGAAGAATGACGAGACAATGACTTCACTGCATTATAATCCTGAACCGATAAAGCGTCTCCTTCAAACTTAACATTCACGGCATCAGCCTGAGTAATCGTTCCGGTTTTATCAAAAACGATGGTATCCACCCCACTCAAAGCCTCAACAATATCAGCCCCCTTCAGATAAATTCCTAAACGACCCAGCATACGCATTGTATTCCCCAATGCAAATGGAGAAGAAAGCGCTAAGGCACATGGACAAGCCACAATTAAAACTGAAGTAAATGCAAATGGCGCTTTTGATGGATCATTTAATAACCAATATAAACCGGCTAAAGCACCAATAGCAATTATGGTCAGAGTAAAATATTTACTAATTTGATCTATTAAGGAATTCAGCTTTGAGAAATAGATTTCTTTCTCTTCTGATTGATTCCAAAGTTGTGTAAGACGGGATTGAACCACCTCCTTTTCGATGCACATCTCAATAGCGCCACCAACTTGTTTACCGCCTGCAAACAAATGATCACCAATCTTTTTTGAAACAGATCGGGATTCACCTGTCACAAAGCTATAATCAATTAAAGCATCCCCTTTGGTCAGAATGGCGTCAGCAGGTATCAATTCCTGATTTCGAATCAGAATTAGATCTCCCTTTTTCAGTTTATTGATTTGAGTGCTTTCCTCATTGCCATCTACAATTTTACTAACAGCAACGGGAAAATAGGAGCGATAATCACGTTCGAATGACAAAGCCTGATAACTTTTGCTTTGATACCACTTACCAATCAGTAAAAAGAAGATTAAGCCCGTCAGAGAATCCATATAACCGGAGCCAGTACGAGTGAAAATTTCAAAACAAGATTGAATAAAAAGAGTGATAATCCCCAAAGAAATGGGCACATCGATATTGATAAACTTGTGCTTTAACCCTTTATACGCAGAAATGATATAATCACTTCCACTATAAAATAAGACGGGTAAAACGAGTAGAAAATTCATCATTCCAAAAAAAGATTTGAAATGCGTCTCTAGATATTCCGATCCAGGTACATATTCAGGAAGGCTCAAAAGCATAATATTCCCAAAACCGAAACCCGCTACACCAATTTTATAGAGGAGTTTTTTATTGGCATCCTGATTCTTTTTTTCCTGTAGGTTATCCAATGTAATCTCTGGAATGTAATGAATAGATGCCAAAAGTTCAGCTAACTGACGAAGGCTTAATTCGCTGGAATCAAAAGTAACAGCAACTTCCTTTTTGACAAAGTTAACAGTTGATTTCAACACAGCCTTATTCAGTACATGAAGATGCTCAAGCAACCAAATACAGGAACTGCAATGAATACCTGGAGTATACAAACTCACCTTACGTATCGAATCTTCAGAAAATTCATACAACTGATTGGCAATCTCTTCTTCATCAAGAAAAGCAAACTTTGCTTTGAATTTTCCATCTTCGATTTTAATACCCGGAGTCGATTCTATAGAATAATACGAACACAGCTCATTCTCGTTCAACAGTTGAAAAACAGTAGAACAACCTGAACAACAAAAGGGCTTTCCATCCCAAATGACAGGATGTTTACCACAATCATCACCACAGTGAATGCAGGCTTGATTTTTTGTATCTTCAGCTATTTTCGTCATATTGCAGACTTATAAGTCTTAATATCAAACAATGTTCTCAGATTCAACTCTAATTTATATTATTGCGGGCATTACGCTTGCTCATTTTTTATTCGGAATCGGTTTTTTACTCTACAAACTGGGCTTTGGCCCCAGGAAAAACAAGACCGATAAAGAGTAATAAATCTTATTTTGATTTTACACGCATTTTAGACAACTGGAAAACCTGAAAAAGTACAAGGAAGATAACACCCCAAATTCCAATAACTCCCAGAATATAAGTGGCCATAATCCAAATAGGCGCATTGGCACGGGTTCCCCACATTGCTCTTTCACTAAGAATATTTTTAGGATTTGTAGGAACAGCTATTGAGACAACACGTTTCTCCTCAATTGGTCCATAATTCTCTTCATCCGTAATTTTCACGAGTAAATTTGCCTGACCTTCTCTATCTCCTGGTAAGTCTGTAGGAAATTGAACAATTAATTGTCCTTTTTCATCCGTATAAGCCTCCTCACCTGAAATATCTAATTGACCAAAAGCTCTTTTTACAAGAAAACTCAATTCGATTCCTTGTAGTCCGACACGTTTCCCATCTTTTTTAAGACCCGTTAATTGTGCAATCAATTTTTTGTGTTCTGGATCGATATCAAGATCAATTTTGACATCAGTAACCTCAGGATTCACAATCTCCTTAGCTACAACAGCTTCCCTTTTAGTCTTATCCAACGAACGCAAATAAGTAATAACCATCCATTTACTCTCATCATTCAACGTTTTATCGAAAGTTGGCATAGCTCCCTTTCCGGTTCTAATCTTGTGAAAAATTTCACCATCAGTCTGAACGAGAAAATTTTGAGACCCCAAATCAGTTGGAGGGGGTTGCAAAGGCAATGCATTCCCCTTACCCGGATCACCATGACAGGATTTACAGGTCGTTTGAAATATTTTTTTCCCGGCACTGATATTTCTCTTAGTCAGCTCGTATGGATTCTGTTTCTTTTTTGCCGAAGCAGGTACATCCCAGCCTTCAGCACAAACGGTAGCTGATAAGGACAGTACAAGAATAATGGTCGCTAATATATTGAATGTATTCTTCATTATTTCGTGATTTATTAATCTTCAATTTTATAATCGATTCCCTCTTTATCGGCAATTTCACAAATAGGAACAACTGGGAAAATTTTTGCCAATACAGTCATAATCAGCAAGGCTAAAGCAAAACTAAGAACTGTAATCGCGATTTCAATTGGAGTTGGAGCGTAATGCTTAAAATTAAAGGGCACATTCTGGATTGGAAGATGTGGGTGTAACATAGTAGGGATCACAATCACATAGCGCTTGAACCATGCACTTGCAAGTACAAATAATGAAATAATCATCAGTGGCAAAGGCTTACGAAAACGCTTATTTACCATTAAAATTACCGGTATAATATTCCCCAATAATTGCGAAGCCCAAAACATAATGGCCCATGAACCCACAAATAATTCCGTCAAATGCGTGTTATCACCTGATTTCATTTTATAACCAGGAACAAGGAACTCATTAATATTGAAGTAGATGTAAACCAAACAAACAGCTACCATCAACTTCCCCATTTTATCAAAATGCAAATCGGTAAGGTAGTCTTGCAATTTATAATTCACTCTAAAAAAATACATGGCTATTACAAGACCAGCTGCACCTGCAACAAACGCCCCGGCGACGAAATAGGGGCCGAAAATTGTTGTATCCCAACCATTACGTAAAGTCGCAGCAAACAACCATGAAGTCACGGTATGAATGGCCAAACCAACGGGTACAATTAAAACCATAAGGGTGCGAACCATTCTGTGAAGGTGTTTGTGCTGTTCAGGCGTATTGGTATACCCAAACGATAGAATACTGTATACTTTCTTTAAAAGAGGAGATGTATTCTTCATTTCCTTTTTACAAATAGCCAAATCAGGAATCATGGGCAGAATCAACAGTAGCAAACTAATAACTAAATATGTCGTAACAACAGTTACATCCCACAGAATCGGAGATTGAAAACGACCATGAATAAAAACATTAAGTAAACGATCAGGACGTCCCATATCTAAAACGATAACTAAACCTGCCACAGCTACAAAAGCAACGGCTATAATCTCTGCTATCCTGGAAATGGGTGCAATCCAATCAACCTTAAGCAAACCTAATATTGACGAGATTAACATACCAACCAAACTGACGGCAACAAAAAACA
It encodes:
- a CDS encoding heavy metal translocating P-type ATPase; translation: MTKIAEDTKNQACIHCGDDCGKHPVIWDGKPFCCSGCSTVFQLLNENELCSYYSIESTPGIKIEDGKFKAKFAFLDEEEIANQLYEFSEDSIRKVSLYTPGIHCSSCIWLLEHLHVLNKAVLKSTVNFVKKEVAVTFDSSELSLRQLAELLASIHYIPEITLDNLQEKKNQDANKKLLYKIGVAGFGFGNIMLLSLPEYVPGSEYLETHFKSFFGMMNFLLVLPVLFYSGSDYIISAYKGLKHKFINIDVPISLGIITLFIQSCFEIFTRTGSGYMDSLTGLIFFLLIGKWYQSKSYQALSFERDYRSYFPVAVSKIVDGNEESTQINKLKKGDLILIRNQELIPADAILTKGDALIDYSFVTGESRSVSKKIGDHLFAGGKQVGGAIEMCIEKEVVQSRLTQLWNQSEEKEIYFSKLNSLIDQISKYFTLTIIAIGALAGLYWLLNDPSKAPFAFTSVLIVACPCALALSSPFALGNTMRMLGRLGIYLKGADIVEALSGVDTIVFDKTGTITQADAVNVKFEGDALSVQDYNAVKSLSRHSSHVLSTILYEHLKAYSSEKVIDFKESVSLGLLGIVEGRQVKIGSASFVFDSKVEKESGSTEVYVSIDGQVKGRFVLSNQYRVGLKEMITSLSSDYELHVLSGDNDAEKINLQHIFPENSNLLFNQSPQNKLEYIQALKSKNKRILMIGDGLNDAGALKVSDVGISIADDIYHFSPACDAILKASKFQELKRFLKISKQSLLVVKLSFLLSFSYNIFGLFFAVQGLLSPIVAALLMPISSISVVAFASLTTSYLARNKTENLITDEKNVLSKLKTIRKERDNLVETV
- a CDS encoding cytochrome c produces the protein MKNTFNILATIILVLSLSATVCAEGWDVPASAKKKQNPYELTKRNISAGKKIFQTTCKSCHGDPGKGNALPLQPPPTDLGSQNFLVQTDGEIFHKIRTGKGAMPTFDKTLNDESKWMVITYLRSLDKTKREAVVAKEIVNPEVTDVKIDLDIDPEHKKLIAQLTGLKKDGKRVGLQGIELSFLVKRAFGQLDISGEEAYTDEKGQLIVQFPTDLPGDREGQANLLVKITDEENYGPIEEKRVVSIAVPTNPKNILSERAMWGTRANAPIWIMATYILGVIGIWGVIFLVLFQVFQLSKMRVKSK
- the nrfD gene encoding NrfD/PsrC family molybdoenzyme membrane anchor subunit, translated to MNDNTKPKETTLSFEKIKQDVLRPMQTHRGLELWIVFLIAVIAVCGWAYYVQLRDGLGVTGMRDYVSWGLYIANFVFFVAVSLVGMLISSILGLLKVDWIAPISRIAEIIAVAFVAVAGLVIVLDMGRPDRLLNVFIHGRFQSPILWDVTVVTTYLVISLLLLILPMIPDLAICKKEMKNTSPLLKKVYSILSFGYTNTPEQHKHLHRMVRTLMVLIVPVGLAIHTVTSWLFAATLRNGWDTTIFGPYFVAGAFVAGAAGLVIAMYFFRVNYKLQDYLTDLHFDKMGKLMVAVCLVYIYFNINEFLVPGYKMKSGDNTHLTELFVGSWAIMFWASQLLGNIIPVILMVNKRFRKPLPLMIISLFVLASAWFKRYVIVIPTMLHPHLPIQNVPFNFKHYAPTPIEIAITVLSFALALLIMTVLAKIFPVVPICEIADKEGIDYKIED